The genomic stretch GTCTTTCTGGGAGCGTGAGGTCTTTGGTCCTCTTTTACATGGCCCTCTTTGCACCATCTCTGGAAGGTTCTCTCAGTTATGCCGACCTCTCTACAGGCTTTAGCCTGGGTAGCTCCGCTCGATACGGCTTCTTCGATCAGTTCTACTGCTTTACGGCGATCCGAGGCACCGATCAGTCGTCCTCGTTTTCCCCCCAGATCGCCTGGACTTTTTTTCTCAGCACCAGCAGGGCAGCCGCTTCGGCCAGGGCTTTGTCCTTACGTCTGAGCTCCTGTTCCAGCTTCTTGTGATCCTTCTTTACCTGGCTTACCTCATGCATAAGCTCCCTTACCTTGAGGCTCTGGCCATCGTTTGCCTCCTCGCAGGAGTTTCGCCAGCTT from Dethiosulfovibrio russensis encodes the following:
- a CDS encoding helix-turn-helix domain-containing protein, which encodes MGGKRGRLIGASDRRKAVELIEEAVSSGATQAKACREVGITERTFQRWCKEGHVKEDQRPHAPRKT